The following proteins are co-located in the Nitrospirota bacterium genome:
- a CDS encoding TrpB-like pyridoxal phosphate-dependent enzyme, whose protein sequence is MRQTKIVLSDKEIPTKWYNIMADMPNKPKPPLHPGTHQPIGPQDLTPIFPMDLILQEVSQDRWIDIPEEVLDIYSLWRPSPLFRAHRLEKALGTPAKIYYKYEGVSPAGSHKPNTAIPQAYYNKKAGIKRIATETGAGQWGASMALAGKLFGLDVTVYMVKVSFGQKPYRRIQMETWGATVHASPSKLTNSGRKALELDPNNPGSLGLAISEAVEDAATHDDTNYALGSVLNHVCLHQTVIGLEAKKQMEIAGDYPDVVIGCCGGGSNLSGIGFPFVHDKIEGKNVRIMAVEPASCPTLTKGEFRYDFGDVAGLTPLMTMYTLGHDFMPPGIHAGGLRYHGDSPLISQLYHDKLIEARAYNQIPVFEAALQFANTEGIIPAPESAHAIRATIDEALQAKQEGKQKTILFNLSGHGYLDLQAYADYHDGKLQDYEYPAAKIKEALAKLPKI, encoded by the coding sequence ATGAGACAGACGAAGATCGTTCTTTCCGACAAAGAAATACCCACCAAGTGGTACAACATCATGGCGGATATGCCGAACAAGCCAAAACCGCCGCTCCATCCGGGCACGCATCAGCCCATTGGTCCGCAGGACCTCACCCCGATATTTCCCATGGATTTGATTTTACAGGAAGTGAGCCAGGATCGCTGGATCGACATCCCGGAAGAAGTGCTCGATATCTACTCACTCTGGAGGCCCTCGCCGCTCTTTCGGGCGCACCGGCTCGAGAAGGCGCTTGGCACTCCGGCAAAGATCTATTATAAATACGAGGGCGTGAGCCCTGCGGGCAGTCACAAGCCGAACACCGCCATCCCCCAGGCTTATTATAATAAGAAAGCAGGCATCAAGCGCATCGCTACAGAGACGGGCGCCGGGCAGTGGGGGGCATCCATGGCGCTCGCGGGCAAGCTTTTCGGACTTGACGTCACGGTGTACATGGTAAAGGTAAGCTTTGGCCAGAAACCCTATCGAAGAATTCAGATGGAGACGTGGGGCGCAACGGTGCATGCAAGCCCATCGAAGCTCACGAACTCGGGAAGGAAGGCCCTTGAACTGGATCCGAACAATCCGGGAAGTCTCGGTCTCGCTATTTCCGAGGCAGTGGAAGACGCGGCCACGCACGATGACACCAACTATGCCCTCGGCTCGGTGCTGAACCACGTGTGCCTGCACCAGACCGTGATCGGGCTTGAGGCCAAGAAACAGATGGAGATCGCGGGCGACTATCCCGATGTCGTGATCGGTTGTTGCGGCGGCGGAAGCAACCTTTCAGGCATCGGCTTTCCGTTCGTCCACGACAAGATCGAGGGCAAGAATGTCCGCATTATGGCGGTCGAGCCCGCGTCTTGCCCCACGCTCACCAAGGGCGAGTTCAGGTACGACTTCGGTGATGTAGCCGGACTGACTCCCCTGATGACGATGTACACCCTGGGCCATGACTTCATGCCCCCCGGAATCCATGCGGGAGGCCTGCGCTACCACGGCGACTCGCCGCTCATCTCACAGCTTTATCACGACAAGCTTATCGAGGCCAGGGCGTACAACCAGATACCGGTATTCGAGGCCGCCTTGCAGTTCGCCAACACAGAGGGGATCATCCCGGCCCCTGAGAGCGCTCACGCGATCCGCGCAACCATCGATGAAGCGCTCCAGGCCAAGCAGGAAGGCAAGCAAAAGAC
- a CDS encoding Lrp/AsnC ligand binding domain-containing protein, which yields MVTALVLLNVERGKVNAVAETLAEMNGISEVLSVAGRYDLAVVIRTSDNEQMAELVTDHMLKVGGIIKSETLIAFRVHSRHDLDSMFSLGM from the coding sequence ATGGTGACTGCTCTGGTCCTGTTAAATGTTGAGAGGGGCAAGGTGAATGCTGTAGCGGAGACGCTTGCGGAGATGAACGGCATATCCGAGGTCTTATCGGTCGCCGGCAGATACGATCTTGCAGTTGTCATTCGCACGAGCGACAACGAGCAGATGGCCGAGTTGGTGACGGATCATATGCTCAAGGTCGGCGGCATCATCAAGTCAGAGACGCTTATCGCCTTCCGCGTGCACTCCCGCCACGATCTGGACAGCATGTTTTCCCTGGGAATGTAG
- a CDS encoding radical SAM protein, translated as MRTAPDYIQFYPTLRCNQSCEFCFNRSLSFLPDMALDDFIVMLDRITGLSIRTLDIMGGEPTLHPHIVGFVQEAVQRGLNVNISSNGSNTTALEDLLDAGNNVSIGISINDRASLVRLAGFIQKNKVVVKSVFHPTKDEPLIRDILALKPKKFYLIYRDALDRKDLHETVPFHQFVSLVEEQFNPSQADMVFCSGFIPDSVNYPELTRVRCPAGTTKLGILPDGSVYPCNLLFGKKEFLLGNILSDPFESIWSHKALTYFRSAPGRDCPKTTCELHTRCHGGCPAHGFAYTGSLSAPDPRCVGG; from the coding sequence ATGAGAACAGCACCCGACTACATACAGTTCTACCCAACGCTCCGGTGCAACCAGTCCTGTGAGTTTTGTTTTAACCGTTCCCTGTCGTTTCTGCCGGATATGGCCCTTGACGACTTCATCGTGATGCTCGATAGAATCACCGGTCTCTCCATAAGGACCCTGGACATAATGGGAGGAGAGCCGACGCTCCATCCTCATATCGTGGGATTTGTTCAGGAGGCAGTGCAGCGCGGACTGAACGTAAATATCAGTTCCAATGGTTCAAACACCACTGCGCTCGAAGATCTGCTGGACGCAGGCAACAACGTCAGCATCGGCATTTCAATCAACGATCGAGCGTCACTGGTTCGTTTGGCCGGATTTATTCAGAAGAACAAGGTGGTCGTGAAGTCAGTATTCCATCCAACAAAGGATGAACCCTTGATCCGCGACATCCTCGCGCTCAAGCCAAAGAAATTCTATTTGATCTATCGCGATGCACTGGACCGCAAAGACTTGCACGAGACCGTTCCTTTTCATCAATTCGTATCACTCGTAGAAGAACAGTTCAACCCTTCACAGGCGGACATGGTCTTCTGCTCGGGCTTCATACCCGACAGCGTGAACTATCCGGAGCTTACGCGGGTGCGATGTCCCGCCGGGACCACGAAACTCGGCATTCTGCCTGATGGTTCTGTCTATCCCTGCAATCTGTTATTCGGGAAAAAGGAATTCCTGCTCGGCAACATCCTGAGCGATCCGTTTGAGTCGATCTGGTCACACAAGGCGCTCACCTACTTCCGTTCTGCTCCGGGAAGAGACTGCCCCAAAACAACCTGTGAACTTCATACCCGATGTCACGGCGGCTGCCCCGCGCACGGTTTCGCGTATACCGGTTCCTTGAGCGCTCCTGATCCGCGCTGCGTCGGAGGTTGA
- a CDS encoding winged helix-turn-helix transcriptional regulator: MIKRNSDKRLTRAQVRVFQKNIYAYYDAHGRDLPWRRTRDPYRVIVSEIMLQQTQVERVIEKYTAFIKLFPDFLALSKAPLKKLLTVWQGLGYNRRALALKALAQKVIDGHGGKLPSDPAMLLALPGIGKYTAGAVAAFAFNKPVVFMDTNIRRVYIQAFFHDRADIHDDEIIPFLEQTMDVENPRKWYNALMDYGAMLKREQVNPNRRSAHYTKQSPFENSNRQVRGRILKILVKEAPLTQARIVKKTGMDPERIKKNLVQLVEEGFIKKKGRSFAL; the protein is encoded by the coding sequence ATGATCAAAAGAAACAGTGACAAGAGGCTCACCCGTGCTCAAGTTCGCGTATTCCAAAAAAATATCTACGCCTATTATGATGCGCACGGCCGCGATCTTCCGTGGAGAAGAACACGGGACCCTTACCGCGTAATTGTTTCCGAGATCATGCTTCAGCAGACGCAGGTCGAGCGGGTGATCGAGAAATATACCGCGTTCATCAAGTTATTTCCCGATTTTCTCGCACTATCCAAAGCGCCGCTGAAAAAGCTGCTCACGGTCTGGCAGGGCCTGGGTTATAATCGCCGAGCGCTTGCACTGAAAGCGCTTGCTCAAAAAGTCATTGATGGGCATGGAGGCAAGCTTCCATCCGATCCCGCAATGCTCCTCGCCCTCCCCGGGATCGGGAAGTATACGGCAGGTGCAGTTGCTGCTTTTGCCTTTAATAAGCCGGTGGTGTTCATGGACACGAACATCCGGCGGGTGTACATCCAAGCGTTTTTTCATGATCGGGCGGATATCCATGATGACGAGATAATCCCTTTCCTTGAACAGACGATGGATGTCGAGAATCCGAGGAAATGGTACAATGCGCTTATGGATTACGGGGCCATGCTCAAGAGGGAGCAGGTCAATCCGAATCGCAGAAGCGCGCATTATACAAAACAAAGTCCCTTCGAAAATTCGAACCGGCAGGTGCGGGGAAGAATCCTGAAAATACTCGTGAAGGAAGCACCGCTTACCCAGGCGCGGATCGTGAAGAAAACCGGCATGGACCCGGAGCGAATAAAGAAGAATCTTGTGCAGCTTGTGGAGGAAGGATTTATTAAAAAGAAGGGGAGGTCCTTTGCGTTATAG
- a CDS encoding Smr/MutS family endonuclease has translation MGNKIFAIRPFEKLKKKIESKPAVPAPAPARQKKKEHLTEEELFSQAMDAVLENEDFRSLACAHHPKKIAVRAGKTNPDHEALAVLGEIVGGQRPMHLPDTQEYVEWINPDYHDVIILKLHEGRFSVQAFLDLHGCTVPEAEAELHDFLQDAFRKGLRCVKIIHGRGLRSVKGPRIKDAVIRRLAGRYRKNVIAYVTARQCDGGLGALYVLIRK, from the coding sequence ATGGGCAACAAGATCTTTGCAATCCGTCCCTTTGAGAAGCTCAAGAAAAAGATCGAGAGCAAACCCGCTGTTCCCGCGCCCGCACCTGCCCGTCAAAAGAAAAAGGAACACCTGACCGAAGAGGAGCTGTTCAGTCAAGCCATGGATGCGGTTCTTGAGAACGAAGACTTCCGATCTCTTGCCTGCGCTCACCATCCGAAGAAGATCGCAGTGCGCGCCGGCAAGACCAACCCCGACCATGAAGCGCTTGCCGTCCTGGGCGAGATCGTCGGGGGACAGCGGCCGATGCACCTGCCGGACACTCAGGAGTATGTCGAGTGGATCAATCCCGATTATCACGACGTCATCATCCTGAAACTGCACGAAGGCCGCTTTTCCGTTCAGGCCTTTCTCGATCTCCATGGCTGCACGGTCCCGGAGGCTGAAGCGGAGCTCCATGATTTTCTGCAAGACGCATTCAGGAAAGGACTGCGCTGCGTCAAGATCATCCACGGTCGCGGGCTCCGCTCCGTGAAAGGGCCGCGGATAAAAGACGCTGTGATCAGGCGGCTCGCCGGCCGCTATCGCAAGAACGTCATCGCCTACGTGACCGCGCGGCAGTGCGACGGCGGCCTTGGGGCGCTCTACGTACTGATCAGAAAATAA